One Arthrobacter sp. StoSoilB20 DNA segment encodes these proteins:
- a CDS encoding sugar ABC transporter permease → MSVLTKQPAGSSAPALTGNGKPRIRPSRRKKQRSGYLFLLPWFLGMLFTVIPFFASLYLAFTDYNLFTEPNFVGLANFQAMFEDPRLLQSLKVTFIYTFVSVPISLAVALLVALVLNRGLQGLSIYRSVYYLPSLLGGSVAIVMLWRYIFGNDGIVNGFLGLFGIQGPAWVTDPQFSLSTLIVLNVWTFGSPMVIFLAGLRQVPGMYYEAASIDGASKWRQFRSITLPLISPIIFFNLIMQLIGSFQTFTQGYVMSGGTGGPADSTLFYNLYLYQKGFTEFEMGYASAMAWLLLMIIAIFTAINFIASKFWVFYDN, encoded by the coding sequence ATGTCGGTTCTGACCAAACAGCCGGCCGGCTCTTCCGCCCCGGCTTTGACAGGAAACGGCAAGCCCCGCATCCGGCCTTCCCGGCGGAAAAAGCAGCGGTCCGGATATCTGTTCCTGCTCCCCTGGTTCCTGGGGATGCTGTTCACTGTCATTCCGTTCTTCGCCTCGCTGTACCTGGCCTTCACGGACTACAACCTCTTCACCGAGCCGAACTTTGTGGGGCTCGCCAACTTCCAGGCGATGTTCGAGGACCCCCGGCTCCTTCAGTCGCTGAAGGTCACCTTCATTTACACGTTCGTGTCCGTGCCGATATCCCTGGCCGTTGCGTTGCTGGTGGCTTTGGTGCTGAACCGGGGACTCCAAGGCCTGTCCATCTACCGCTCGGTGTACTACCTTCCTTCCCTGCTGGGCGGGAGCGTGGCGATCGTGATGCTGTGGCGCTACATCTTCGGCAATGACGGGATCGTCAACGGGTTCCTCGGATTGTTCGGGATCCAGGGTCCGGCATGGGTCACCGACCCGCAGTTCTCACTGAGCACCCTGATTGTGCTGAACGTGTGGACCTTCGGCTCTCCCATGGTGATTTTCCTCGCGGGCCTGCGGCAGGTGCCGGGCATGTACTACGAGGCGGCATCCATTGACGGTGCCTCCAAGTGGCGGCAGTTCCGGAGCATTACCCTGCCGCTGATCAGCCCCATCATCTTCTTCAACCTCATCATGCAGCTCATCGGCTCGTTCCAGACGTTCACCCAGGGCTACGTGATGAGTGGTGGTACGGGTGGTCCGGCTGATTCAACGCTGTTCTACAACCTGTACCTGTACCAAAAGGGCTTCACCGAGTTCGAGATGGGGTATGCCTCGGCCATGGCCTGGCTGCTGTTGATGATCATCGCGATTTTCACCGCCATCAATTTCATCGCATCCAAGTTCTGGGTCTTCTACGACAATTAA